The DNA sequence CTATTTTGGGTTCCTTGTTGATGATGTCCATTCCTCAATCCCTTCGGGCAGATTGGGTCATGGATGTGAGAAACTACTCGCTTGGGGAAAACAATGTCTACATTTTTCTTTCCTACGACGGGGAGGTAGCCTTGCCAAAAACCTTTCAGGCTACCTTGGTTTTCAAGCAACCTGTCGGTCCATCTGTGAGGGCTACGCGGTACAGGACCTATTTGCAAAAGGAAATGACATTGAGTACGGAAGGTTCTGGCTTTTTTCAGTTGGGATTCATCTTGCCGGAAGGGGAATACAAGGTAGAGGTCGAACTCATGGACGTTGCCACAGGAAAAATGGAACTGTTGGAACAGGGCAAAACCTTTACGGTGGATCAATCTCGTGAGGTGAAGACTTCCGATATTTTCCTGTCCTTTCATGGGAATGCCAAACAAGCGTTCAAAGAACCTATTTTGGTGTCTCAATTGCCGCAGTCTGATCAGGTGTTGTCTATGTATCTCCGCATCAAGGCACCTAGTTATGATCAGCTGACCATTCGGGCCACATTGGGAATCCGACAGGATGATGGCGCTGAAATTCAGTCTGAAACGGTCGAGGTCTTTGAGTCTATTCATCAGCGAAATCGAGTTGTCAAACTTCAGCCAAAGGCGTGGGTGGTGTTTCAGGATTCCATTGATCTCAAGGGATTGGAGCGAGGAGATTATTTGATCAAAATATTGCTCTACAACGATGACAATGTGGTCGCTGTCAAAGAGTCTCGATTTAGGATTGGAGGACGAGTTCAGACACGTATTTTTCGTGATCTGGACACTTCGATTCGGATGATGCAGTATGTGGCCCCTGCGGACGAATTGGAACAAATTCTGCAATTGGGGGATTCGATGGTGAAGCGGATGGAATTTGTGCGAGCCTGGGAAAAGCTGTTTCGAGATGACCCCACCAGCCAAATGGAGTCATATTATGAGAAAGTCTTCGAGGCAGATGCCCGGTTTGCGGAAAAGCGGACTCCCGGTTGGCTGACTGATCGGGGAAAAGTGTTCATCCAATTTGGAGAACCTCGGATCAGATCTGTGGAAATCGAGGGAAAAACGTTCGAGCGCTGGACATATGTGCAATGGTCTCTTTCCTTTTTGTTTGAAAATAGAAACCATGAGTACGTACTTGTCGAATAGGTATTCTACCATCGCAACCTTGCAAACCCCCTTCAATCCTTCCCCAAGGATTGAGCGGATTGTACCTCCAGTACCTGCTCCCGCTCAAAGATTAGGACTCATCAAACTTGACTGCATTGCTCGAGGAATTTAAACCATACGTAGACAAGCACTATTCCCTCAAAGATCTGTTTGACAAAAAACAGACCGAGGACGAAGCGCTTTCCTTCAACAAATTCAAGGTCTCCGCAACCAAGCGTGCCGTCATGGCTGGGCTGAAGATTAGTCCCTGGATCTGTGGAGTAATTTTCATGTTTACCTTTTCAGAGATTACCCTCGGTAAATTAGGGGCTCAGTTCGACTGGAATGGGTCCTTCATAGATGCGTTAGAGCGATTTTTGGAGAGCAATAAATATTGGCTGGAGCCTTTGAATATCATCGCAGTCAGCGGTCTGATCGGATTCGGCACCAATTTCATTGCGATTCGGATGTTGTTCAGGCCTGTGGAACGTCGCCCAATATGGGGGCAGGGGTTGATCCCAGCCCAGCGCGAACGAATCATCTACTCCCTCGCCAAGGGGATGCACAAGCACATCCTCAATCCCGAGCTGATACGCAAGCGAATCCAAGATACCGGACTCGTCCAAAAGATCAACAATTGGATCATGGATGGCACCTATGACTTGGTTTTGGATCAGGAAATGCGGGCGCATTTAAAAGACGCAATTTTCGCAGGAATCGAGCAGCTTGCCAATCGGGATGATATTCGCAATGATATCCGACAACTAATTGACGGAAAATTAGAAGCCAATCTAGATACAGGCGTCAAGAAATTTCTCCTGCAGACCTACAAGAAATACCAAAAGGAAGATTACGATAAAGCCATCGATCAACTGGTGCACGATCTGCCTAAGTTGGCCATAGACGTCGTGGAAAAGGTTGAACATGAGTTGGATGGCCTTGGTTCATACATCAAGGCCAAGAAAGATTTCACTGAGGAGCAAATCATGAATGTGTTGCTCGATACCTTGGATCGGATAGATATCGTACATTTGCTGGCCAAGCAGATGGAGCACTTCGACGAAGCCAAGTTGGAGCGGATGGTCTGGGAAGCGACAAATGAGCAATTGTTGTATATCCAATATTTGGGGACAGTTTTGGGTATTTTCGGAGGATTGTTGATTTGGAAGCCCGAGTTATTCGGCCCTGCTTATGTCCTTCTGCTGGGGGCGATGTATCTTCTGGATCAGGGGATCGTTAAACTTCGCAATACCCGATCATGACACTTCTATGCTTCCTCAGCTATGCACGTAAGACCCGTACCCTTGAGCGCTTCTACCAAAAATATTAGACAAGATTACTTGTCAGGGGCCCAATCACTCAGCCCCTTTTACCAATACGCTGTCCAAAACCCCGATTTCAAGCAAGTCATTGCCGATAAGTCGAAACAAGATGTGGATCGAGAAACGCTTGTTTCGGTTATTCGGCAGCAATATGAAGGCCTTGAAACCTCGGAACTCACCCAGCGGAACATCGATCTTCTCCTCCAACCCAGTACATTCACGATCACTACCGGACATCAGCTCTGTCTGATGGGAGGGCCTATGTTCACCACTTACAAAGTGTTGTCCACTATCAAATTGGCTGAACAATTGTCCAGTGCGATGGGCGATTTTCAGGTAGTTCCAATTTTCTGGATCCATACCGAGGACCACGATTTTGAGGAGATCAATCATTTCTTCCAGTCTTTTGGCGCCAAGAAGACCTATCGCGGTGCCTTTGAAGGAATGGTAGGGAATCATATCCTAACGGAGGAAATTCTCGACCTACTCCCAGAAGATTTGGATGAGTCTCTCAAAGAGGCATTCAAGCCCGGAAGAACCTTGGCTGATGCATATCGGCGGTTTATGAATGAATTGTTCGGCAAATACGGGATTGTAATGCTGGACGCTTCCGATGCTCGATTGAAAGCTACCTTCGCACCAGTACTTCGTGCCGAGTTGAGGGAAATGGCTGGTTTTCAGGCGGTCAATCAGACCTCTGGGCAGATGGCTGCTGCTGGGTATCCACTTCAGATTTCTCCGAGAGAAGTCAATCTGTTCTATTTGGATGAGACTGGCCGAAATCGGATCGTGCCAGAGAATGGACATTTTTCCGTGCTCAATAGGGAGTATCATTGGGATCATGGTCAATGGGAGCAATTGATCGAGGATGAGCCTAATCGGTTCAGCCCAAATGTGAGCCTGCGTCCGCTCTATCAGGAGTGGATTTTGCCTAATTTGGCATATATCGGCGGCTGGGGGGAATTGTCCTATTGGCTCCAGCTCAGAGGGATTTTCGAGCGATTCGAGGTGAATTTCCCAGTTTTGCTCCCTCGATTCAACGCGACGCTGTTCACGGCAGAACAAGCACAGGCTTGGAAAGAATTGGGCTTCGAATGGGAAGATATTCGCCAACCTTTACACAAACTCTATGATCAATACCTTCCCAAGGTTTGGGACAGTCAGGTTTTTGATGAGATGGAGACTCAAATCGTGGAATTGCTTGGACAATTCACCGATTATATAGATCAGGAAATTTCGCCGACTTTGGCGAGATCCGGAGATGCACTCAAAACCAAGAATGTCAAGTATCTCCAAAACCTGCGCAAAAAAGCCGGGAAGGTGTTTCGAGCCAATAATCGGGAACCTTTCGAACGAATTGAGGAGGTCAAATCTCAAGTTCAGCCAGATGGCTTGGTTCAGGAGAGATTACTTGGGCTGCTCGGATTCGAAGGATACACTCCACAAAATATCGTGGATTTCGTATACCCACACGTCGATCCCTTAAATTTCGAGCATCAGTTTTTGGTGTTGCCTCCAGTTTCAGGTGAGACTGTTTAGGTGGCTAGTGCTTCTGATTAAGGACAGGGACTTGATAATTGGCAAAAACTTGCCGTTATTTCATGTAGTTCCTATCGATTAAGATGGAAGGCAGTTTGTTCCATTCATGACGATCATCGGGAATTTCTACTCAACCGTATATGTCCAGAGAACGATACAGAAGAAGAAGTAGCTTTACAGAAGAATTCGATACCTCGTTGATGTATGACGATATCGAAAAAATTCGTGAGCGCGAACAGGAAGAAGAAAAGGATCAGAATGCCAAACTCGGATATGCGGGTACTATGGCATTCGTAGCAGGTTCTGCACTGCTGGTCGTAGGGATCATCAATGCTGTGGGAGGAGGTACGATTCTGCCTGACCTCATGCAATTCCTGCAGGAGTTTGGTCTGCCGATCGTCGGTTTCGGAGCTTTGGGATACGGTTTCTACAAAATGCTCAAATTGGCCTTTCGTCAGAAAGAACTCAATTTCCCTGCCCTAAATGTCTATCGCAAGTCCAAGCCTGTTCCACCGCCAGTGAAGGAGGAGCGCAGTACTACTTCCCATACACGAAGTACCGCCACCGAAGGGAGAGCACGTACTCGGACACGTGACAGAGATCAGCAGCGTTCTTATTCTTCTACCCAGAATAGGTACCAACGTAGACCCAAGACTTATCGCCGCGCTTCTCACCGCAAGGCCCTGAGAAGAAGCCGCAACAACCGCGTTTTCTCTGGCGTTGCCGGAGGAATCGCCGAATACACCGGTATTTCTGCTGCACTTATCCGCTTTGCTTTTATCCTGAGCATGATCATGATGTCAGGAATGCCGATTTTCATTTATCTTTTGCTTTCTATCGTGCTGCCAGCCAACTACGATTCCATTCAGGATGAAAATCAGCGCGGTTCTTCCGGAAGAACTTCCTCTAGCTTTTCGACATGATATTTGAACAAGAGAACACGACATATTTTCCAAAAAGCATAGCCGGATCACTCAGATTCGGTTTTTGCGTGTTGGGCCTAGCCTGGTTGATTACGGGATGCGATTCAGGTCCCAAGTTTTGCACTGAGCACTACTCCAATGGTCAAGTCAAATACTCCGTCCAATGCGATCCTGCTACAGGGGATTACATGGGATTGATGAAGGAATACCATCGAAATGGCGAGCTCTGGAAGACCCGGTACTTTGATGAGGGAAAGGAGAACGATACGACCTATTTCTTCTACTCGAAGACTGGAGATATATTCCGTAAACTGCCGATGCAGAATGGAGAGAAGCATGGGCTTGCTCAATCTTTTCATCCAGATGGCACTCTCAAGCAATCAGGAAGATACCAGTTCAACCGCAAGGAAGGGGAACATATTTCTTTCTATTCCAATGGTGAAATGGAGAGTCGGATCGTATTCGAAGGCGGGACCGAAGTGGGGGTTAGGACTGATTTCTTCAAAAATGGAGCGGTCAAATTTCGAGGCGAATTCAAGGATGGTGAGCGACATGGGGTTTGGAAGTATTATGACCGATCGGGGAACTCCTTGGCGGAATTTACTTTCCGAAATGGTCAGCGTATGGGACCATTTTCTATTTTTAGACCTAATGGCAAGATGTACTTGATGGGAAGTTACACCCTTGGGATGATTGACTCCGAACTGCATTACTTTACTGTCAATGGGAGTAAATTTGCTACCGAAGACTGGAGAATGGGGGAGAACCAAGATTATGACGCCATCAAGGGCTTGAAGCAAAGCTACGAGGAGGATTTTCAGAAGTTCTACGTACATTTGGATAAGGTATTCATTTCTGTCAAAGGAGATGATATCAAGATCAAGTAGACCTTTTTCCCTAATAACATGACCACTTTCTACCTGCTCAAAGTAAAAGGCAAGGCCAAAATCCCGGATTATATCCAATTGCGGGACGATCAACTGACCCTCATCGGGTATTTCCGTCCTGGCCGCAAAGAGCGACTCTCCAAAGTCGTACCTAATGACGCCCATGCAGAACAGCTCCAATCCATCATTGATGCGGGTCTGGAGTATGGGAAGATGCAGAAAGTTGATATAAAAGACTGACCCTACCACATTCCACCATGAGCTTCAATGCTGAACCAATCGTGCGATTGGATTCCGTTTCGAAATCCTTTGGGGACCATCATGTCCTCGAAGCCATTTCGTTTACGCTTCAAAAGGGAGAGTTCGTCTATCTCGTGGGAAGAACAGGTGTCGGCAAAAGTACCATCCTCAAGCTGCTATATGGGGACGTGAAAGCTCAATTTGGCAGTATCGAAGTGGGGGAGTTTCAGCTCAAGGACATTGGGCGTGATCAAGTTCCCATGCTTAGAAGGCGCCTGGGAATTGTCTTTCAAGACTATCAGCTGCTGCCAGATCGGAATGTATACGACAATATCTTGTTTGCCCTGAAGGCGACTGGCTGGAAGAAGTCCTCCTCGATCAAGCAGCGAATTTCTGAGGTGCTGATGAAGGTGGGGATGTCCGGTAAATCTGAAACCATGCCTCACCAATTGTCTGGTGGAGAGCAACAGCGGGTGTCTATTGCTCGAGCCTTGATCAATGAGCCAGTCTTGCTGATTGCCGATGAGCCTACAGGTAATCTCGATCCTGAGGCTTCCGCTTACATCATGGAGATCTTGAGGCGAATCAACCTCTCTGGTACAGCTATCATGATGGCTACCCATGAGTATTCCTTGATCAAAGAGTACCCTGCCCGTGTACTAGAATTGGACCAACGCAAGGTCAAGGATTATGAATCTGGGCCTCAATTTCTCTCTGCTTACGGCTCACGATTA is a window from the Pontibacter sp. G13 genome containing:
- a CDS encoding ATP-binding cassette domain-containing protein codes for the protein MSFNAEPIVRLDSVSKSFGDHHVLEAISFTLQKGEFVYLVGRTGVGKSTILKLLYGDVKAQFGSIEVGEFQLKDIGRDQVPMLRRRLGIVFQDYQLLPDRNVYDNILFALKATGWKKSSSIKQRISEVLMKVGMSGKSETMPHQLSGGEQQRVSIARALINEPVLLIADEPTGNLDPEASAYIMEILRRINLSGTAIMMATHEYSLIKEYPARVLELDQRKVKDYESGPQFLSAYGSRLH
- a CDS encoding PspC domain-containing protein, which codes for MSRERYRRRSSFTEEFDTSLMYDDIEKIREREQEEEKDQNAKLGYAGTMAFVAGSALLVVGIINAVGGGTILPDLMQFLQEFGLPIVGFGALGYGFYKMLKLAFRQKELNFPALNVYRKSKPVPPPVKEERSTTSHTRSTATEGRARTRTRDRDQQRSYSSTQNRYQRRPKTYRRASHRKALRRSRNNRVFSGVAGGIAEYTGISAALIRFAFILSMIMMSGMPIFIYLLLSIVLPANYDSIQDENQRGSSGRTSSSFST
- a CDS encoding fructose-6-phosphate aldolase, with translation MTTFYLLKVKGKAKIPDYIQLRDDQLTLIGYFRPGRKERLSKVVPNDAHAEQLQSIIDAGLEYGKMQKVDIKD
- the bshC gene encoding bacillithiol biosynthesis cysteine-adding enzyme BshC yields the protein MHVRPVPLSASTKNIRQDYLSGAQSLSPFYQYAVQNPDFKQVIADKSKQDVDRETLVSVIRQQYEGLETSELTQRNIDLLLQPSTFTITTGHQLCLMGGPMFTTYKVLSTIKLAEQLSSAMGDFQVVPIFWIHTEDHDFEEINHFFQSFGAKKTYRGAFEGMVGNHILTEEILDLLPEDLDESLKEAFKPGRTLADAYRRFMNELFGKYGIVMLDASDARLKATFAPVLRAELREMAGFQAVNQTSGQMAAAGYPLQISPREVNLFYLDETGRNRIVPENGHFSVLNREYHWDHGQWEQLIEDEPNRFSPNVSLRPLYQEWILPNLAYIGGWGELSYWLQLRGIFERFEVNFPVLLPRFNATLFTAEQAQAWKELGFEWEDIRQPLHKLYDQYLPKVWDSQVFDEMETQIVELLGQFTDYIDQEISPTLARSGDALKTKNVKYLQNLRKKAGKVFRANNREPFERIEEVKSQVQPDGLVQERLLGLLGFEGYTPQNIVDFVYPHVDPLNFEHQFLVLPPVSGETV
- a CDS encoding GWxTD domain-containing protein — translated: MSLSTFRIPFWTILGSLLMMSIPQSLRADWVMDVRNYSLGENNVYIFLSYDGEVALPKTFQATLVFKQPVGPSVRATRYRTYLQKEMTLSTEGSGFFQLGFILPEGEYKVEVELMDVATGKMELLEQGKTFTVDQSREVKTSDIFLSFHGNAKQAFKEPILVSQLPQSDQVLSMYLRIKAPSYDQLTIRATLGIRQDDGAEIQSETVEVFESIHQRNRVVKLQPKAWVVFQDSIDLKGLERGDYLIKILLYNDDNVVAVKESRFRIGGRVQTRIFRDLDTSIRMMQYVAPADELEQILQLGDSMVKRMEFVRAWEKLFRDDPTSQMESYYEKVFEADARFAEKRTPGWLTDRGKVFIQFGEPRIRSVEIEGKTFERWTYVQWSLSFLFENRNHEYVLVE
- a CDS encoding DUF445 family protein; this encodes MTALLEEFKPYVDKHYSLKDLFDKKQTEDEALSFNKFKVSATKRAVMAGLKISPWICGVIFMFTFSEITLGKLGAQFDWNGSFIDALERFLESNKYWLEPLNIIAVSGLIGFGTNFIAIRMLFRPVERRPIWGQGLIPAQRERIIYSLAKGMHKHILNPELIRKRIQDTGLVQKINNWIMDGTYDLVLDQEMRAHLKDAIFAGIEQLANRDDIRNDIRQLIDGKLEANLDTGVKKFLLQTYKKYQKEDYDKAIDQLVHDLPKLAIDVVEKVEHELDGLGSYIKAKKDFTEEQIMNVLLDTLDRIDIVHLLAKQMEHFDEAKLERMVWEATNEQLLYIQYLGTVLGIFGGLLIWKPELFGPAYVLLLGAMYLLDQGIVKLRNTRS